The genomic region AAACACTGTTCAAAGGCAAAACCATATTCCATATATGTTCCACTATCACGGCCATCAATATCAAATATTACATATTTTGACTTTTTAATCTCTTCATAATCTTTTTTAAATATCTCGTTATTTTTTGGCGTAGCATTTTCACTATTAAAACTAAACTCAATCGGATTTAAAATTTCAAAATTATCACCTAATTGCTTTCTTAAATTTATTCCTTCTGCTTTTCTCTGATTTTGTTCTGCTTCACTAAATAATGGTCCCGCGTTATAAACAAATATTTTTTTCATTATTATTGTTCCTTTCCAAATACTTATCTTTTAATATCACTACGAAAGTAGTATCACTTTCGTAATGATATTATATTTAAAATATTGCTGGCAAAGTTGCCAATTTATGAACAAAAATCCAAAATTATTATTTAATTTCTAATCCCAAGAAGTAAACTTTTGTAAATATTCTCTAATTGCTTGTTTCATATAAGATGTCCCATGTTGTTCAAAATATTTCTTCTTAAAAGCACTATCTCAGCCACCATACATCGCGTTACCACCTATAAGTGAATAAGATTTATACCAACAAATATTTTCCTTAATAATTTCCTGAATCTGTTTTTTTTCTAAAAGCAAGGTATCAACTGATTGACCACAATTAGCATAATATTTTATTATCTTATCATTTTCCTTACTAAAACGAATTGCCATCGCTGGTTCACCAAAAAGTTTTTGAATATTATTATCTTCCATATAGTTTTCACGATAAGTAATTCCTTTATTATTAGTAAAATTAGAATTAAAGTCATTAATATCATCACCTATTACCATCATTATTCTTACATTAACTTTTTTTCCTAAAATAGATACTTTATTATTATTAATATATTCATAACGGTCTTCTTTTTCTTTAAGAACCTTATCTGCTTTTAATTTCTTACCATCCATTCATCACAAAGCATCATTTAATAATTCTTCAGGAAAACCTTCATTGATTAAATTCTTTTTTGTATCTTCTAAATGCTTATTTTGTAAACGATTAGAAGCCTGAAATGTAAAATTAAAAAGGACACTTACCTGAAATGTAAAATTAAAAAGGACACTTATATAAAAAACAAATTGTGGATTGGCAACCCTTTTTAGGACACTTTTTATGTAGACTGGTATTTTCTAAATTCAACGGGAGTTAAATAATTTAAACTGCCATGAATTCGAATATTGTTATATCAATTAACAAAATCAAATAGTTCGCATTTTAGTTGTGTTAAGTTTGCAAATTTTTTACCGTTAATAAATTCGGTTTTAAAGGTTTTGTAAGTTGCTTCAGCAACAGCATTATCATATGGGCATCCTTTGGAGCTTAATGATCTTTTAATTTTAAAGGTTATTAAAATTTCATCAATAATTTTATTTTTAAACTCATTACCACGATCAGTATGAAATAAAGTTATTTTATTTAATGGTCGTGTTATCTTGTGAAAAGCTTGTTGAACTAATTCAGCAGTTTTATTTGGTCCAGCACTATAGCCAATTACTTCGCGATTAAACAAGTCAATTAATAAACAAATATAATGTCATTTAGTGCCAACTTGAACATATGTTAAATCACTAACAACAACTTCATTTGGTTTTTTGTCATTAAATTGACGATTTAAAACATTATTAATTTCGTCATTATTAACTGTTTTTTTATGATTACAATATTTTAACTTGGTGTATTTAGAAACCAAATTATTTTTGATCATAATGAATCGGATTTTTCGTCGTGATAAAATGATATTTTTTCTTATTAAAACAGCTTTAATTTTACGAGCACCATAAATCTTGCGACTTTTATTAAATGCACTGATAACTTCTTGTTCATAATTATTAACATCAAACTTAGTGCATTTATTAGTTTGATAATAATATGTTGATTTTAGTAAACCTAAAATCTTACATATTTTTCTCACTGAATATTTATTTTTGTTGTTATTAATTATTGTTATTTTTTCCCGATTATCAGTGCTGCTTGCTTTAAAATGTCATTTTCCATTCGTAATTGTTGGTTTTCTTTTCGCAAGTAAATTAATTCATTTTCTTCGACAGTGCGATTATCTTTTGCTTTAAATGACCCAGAATTATTATAATTTTTAATTCAACTATAAATAGTTGGTTTTGGTAAATTATATTCTTTCCCTAAATTAATAACACTTTTGTCATTTTTGTATAGCATTACAATTTGTTTTTTAAATTCTTCAGAGTATGAGGTTTTATTTCCCATTTTTATATTCCTTCTTTCTTAATAATTTTGAAGTCTATATAATTATGGTCCAACTTATTGTAGCCTATCCATTGCATTTTATTTTCAATAAATAATATCCTCCTTCTATTTTATTAAAAATAAAAATGCTTATATAAAAATATAAGCATTTTAGCATCAAATTAGTAATAAATTTTTCGATTTAACGAATAAAATTTCTAAATTAATTATCTTTTAAATAAGCAATTAATTCCTTTGTTGTTGTTTTATTTTTAATAATAGCATTTAATTCAGCAAATGAAACTGCTTTCATTTTTGTTATTGTTTCAAACTGTTGATATAACTTTTTAATAGTTAACTCACCTAATCCTTTAACTTTTTTTAACGAATTAACAAATAAAGAATTAGTTCGTTGTTGACGATGAAATGAAACTGTATAATTATGGACCTCTTCTTGAACTTTAGTTAATCAATGAAATAAAGCACTCTTTTTAGCAATATCCAACCGATAACCTTTATTATCTAATAAACAATCAGTTTTGTGATGACTATTCTTAACAAGACCGACAACTGGTAAACTAATATTTAAATTTTCTAATTGCAACTGCACACTATCAATTTGTAATTTACCACCATCAACAATAATTAACTCTGGCATTGGTTCTTTATTCATTAATTTTTTTCAATAACGACGATAAACTAAATTTTGTAAATAATGATAATCTCCTTGTTGTTCAATTTGAATTTTATAACGACGAAACAGTTTTTTAATTGCTTGACCATTTTGATAAACAATAACCCCACCAATAACATTATCATGTCCTAAATTGGCAATATCCATAATTTCGATATATTGTGGTGTCGCAATTTTTAAAAGCTTTCCTAATTGTTCAACAATCTCATAATAACGATACTTAATTTGATAGGAATCAACAAGTTGTTGCTTTAATAATTCTTGAGCATTCTTAGTAGCTAAAGAAATAATTTCTTGCATTTTTTTAGTAAGCTTAGTAATAATTTTAATATTTAATGCTTCTGCCAAATCATCTAAAACAATATTTGCAACATATAATTCTTGGGGAACAGTATTGTTAGTATATAACTGTTGCAAATAATTTCTCATTGCATCAGTTAAATCATCATTAAATAAAGTAAAAATTTGTTCATCTTTGGAAAGCAATTGTCCATTACGATAAAATAATGCTGTTATTGACAATTTATGATCTTTAATAGCATAACCAATAAAATCACGATTACGAAAATCAGGAAATTGAACAAACTGATGAGAAATAAATAATTGTAACTTATCTAAAACATTTTTTAATCTTTGTGCTTCTTCATATTGTAAATTAATCGCTGCTTGTTGCATTCGCTCAGCAATCTTATTTTTAATATCTTGATTTTTTCCTTGAAAAAAATCATTAATTTTCTTTTTCATCAAGGCATAATATTCCTCAGGAACCTTTTTAAAACAAGCACCTGAACATAATTGCAGATGATAATATAAGCACGGCGTTCCTAAACTTTCTTTACATCTTCGCAAAGGAAATAATTGTTGCAATATCTTTAAAACTTCTCTAGCTCCCGTACCATCAGGAAAAGGACCATAATACTTACCATTATCTTTTTGAACTTTACGAACAAAACGATATTCAGGATTATTTTCATCAGTAATTTTAATATAAGGATAGGTTTTATCATCATTTAATAAAATATTATATCGGGGACGCTTATCTTTAATTAAATTATGTTCTAACAATAATGCTTCTTTTTCATTAATTGTTAAAATATAATCCACATCAGCAATTTCACGAACTAATTTAGTAGTTTTAAAATTATGTACTTTATTAAAATAATTATTTACCCGCTGTTGAATATTTTTTGCTTTACCAACATAAATTAATTGTCGCGCTTCATTATAAAACTGATAACATCCCGAACTTTGTGGTAAATTTTTAATTTTTTCTTGTAAAACAAGGGGTTTAACTCACATCATTATCAAAATTCCTACTCTTTATTCATAATCAAAACTTCACGAGGTTTGGACCCATTTTGCGGCACAAATCTCATCATACAATTCATCATCTTCACCTGTAATAATATGACTAGTATTCATCCTTTGTGTAGATTCATGGAATTGTTCATTAAACTGCGGTTTTTGTTGCTGAGAAATAAATTTAATTAACGCACTAATGTCTTCGTCATTAATATATACCCCTTGAGCTCTAGTTGGTGTTATTTGACCATAAGGAACAAATAACATATCACCACTACCAATTAACTTTTCAGCTCCCATACTATCTAAAATTGTTCTAGAATCAATTGAAGAACTAACAGCAAAAGCAATTCTTGATGGAATATTATTTTTTATAACGCCAGTAATAATATCTGTTGATGGTCTTTGGGTTGCAATAATTAAATGAATTCCTGAAGCTCGTGCCATTTGCGTTATTCGCATAATACTTTCTTCAACTTCTTTTCCGGCAACAACCATTAAATCAGCAAGCTCGTCAATAATTATCACAATATATGGTAACATTTCTTCAATTGCCACCTTTTGATTATAACTAGCAATATTTCGCACGCCAATATTAGAAAAAATAATATATCTTCGTTCCATTTCACTAATAATTTGTTTTAAAGCACGATTGGCTTTTCTTAAATCAGTAATTACTGGTACTAATAAATGTGGCAAATTATTATATACTGATAATTCAACGCGTTTTGGTTCAATTAACAAAAATTTTACTTCATGCGGTTTAACCCGAAGAATTAAAGAAGCAATAATACTATTAATACAAATTGATTTTCCACTACCAGTAGCACCCGCAATTAATAAATGTGGCATCTTATCTAATTCCGCAAATAAAATTTTTCCCATTACATTTTTACCAATGGCCATTAATAATTTACTATCTTTCTTATTAAGGGGAACATTTTCCATCACTTCACGAATCGTAACTAATGCTGGTGAAATATTTGGAATTTCAATTCCCACTGCTGACTTACCATGAATAGGTGCTTCTAAACGAATATCTTTTGACGCTAAAGCTAACTTAATATCATTTTCTAACGAAGTAATTTTACTTACCTTAACGCCCATTCCTAGTTCAATTTCAAACTTAGTTACTGCTGGTCCAATATTAATATTAGTAACTCGCGCTTCAATATTAAAATGTTTAAAAAGACGATGAATTTTTTCAACATTATTTTTTGCAGTTTTAATATTTAAATCACGATTAACACTAATTATTGGTTTTGTTAAAAGACTAACTGGTGGCAATTGATAATTAGGATTAATTATTGAAGGAAAATAATTACTTGGTATTATTGAAGAAGAAACTTTATTATCCAAAGGATTAATCTCTTCAATAAATTCTGGAGACAAATTGTCACTAATAACAACTGCTTGTTTTGCTTGATTATCGGATTGATCAATAACTGAAAATACCTCATCTAATGCTGATGAGCTAGTTGGATAAGATTTTATCCGTTCTTTTTGAATTGGTGGTTGTTCTTTATTAAAAGGTGTTAAATAACTATTAGCAGCAAAATCTTTACGCACCACATCTAATTCCATTAATGATGTTTGATCATAACCAAAATCATCACGAGAAAATGCTTGTTGATGATACTCTTGTTCTTTAATTACCTTCTCATTAAGATTAATTTTTGGTGTTAACTTCGAATCTCAATTATCAATATGGTGATAATTTTTATTACTATAAATATCATCAAATAATAAATCTTCATTCATTAATGAATGATGTAAATTAACGGATGGTAATTTAATTGTAATATCAGAATTTTTTGTTGTATGTAAAACTTGCCGATCATTACCATTAATATTTTTAACATTAACAGTTTCAAAATATTGCTGATATTTCTTCTCAGCATTTTTCTTATTTTTAACATTCTTTTTAGCCATAAAACTAACAATATGTAAACTATTATGTTCCTTATTAACTTTTCATTGATAAAGATATCAAGGATTTCCTGTTAAAATTCAAAGAATAATTGTCGTTAAAAAAACTAAACTACATATTAAAGAAACAATTGTTGTTAAATAACCAAATAC from Spiroplasma endosymbiont of Lonchoptera lutea harbors:
- a CDS encoding nucleoside 2-deoxyribosyltransferase codes for the protein MKKIFVYNAGPLFSEAEQNQRKAEGINLRKQLGDNFEILNPIEFSFNSENATPKNNEIFKKDYEEIKKSKYVIFDIDGRDSGTYMEYGFAFEQCLQEEKYLICVYSDFRLYQSNIDVEEIPGYGINEMISGSLQYNDISKKKIFKVKNFQEAINKIKEIEGILK
- a CDS encoding IS3 family transposase (programmed frameshift), encoding MGNKTSYSEEFKKQIVMLYKNDKSVINLGKEYNLPKPTIYSWIKNYNNSGSFKAKDNRTVEENELIYLRKENQQLRMENDIFKASSTDNREKITIINNNKNKYSVRKICKILGLLKSTYYYQTNKCTKFDVNNYEQEVISAFNKSRKIYGARKIKAVLIRKNIILSRRKIRFIMIKNNLVSKYTKLKYCNHKKTVNNDEINNVLNRQFNDKKPNEVVVSDLTYVQVGTKWHYICLLIDLFNREVIGYSAGPNKTAELVQQAFHKITRPLNKITLFHTDRGNEFKNKIIDEILITFKIKRSLSSKGCPYDNAVAEATYKTFKTEFINGKKFANLTQLKCELFDFVNWYNNIRIHGSLNYLTPVEFRKYQST
- the uvrC gene encoding excinuclease ABC subunit UvrC encodes the protein MMWVKPLVLQEKIKNLPQSSGCYQFYNEARQLIYVGKAKNIQQRVNNYFNKVHNFKTTKLVREIADVDYILTINEKEALLLEHNLIKDKRPRYNILLNDDKTYPYIKITDENNPEYRFVRKVQKDNGKYYGPFPDGTGAREVLKILQQLFPLRRCKESLGTPCLYYHLQLCSGACFKKVPEEYYALMKKKINDFFQGKNQDIKNKIAERMQQAAINLQYEEAQRLKNVLDKLQLFISHQFVQFPDFRNRDFIGYAIKDHKLSITALFYRNGQLLSKDEQIFTLFNDDLTDAMRNYLQQLYTNNTVPQELYVANIVLDDLAEALNIKIITKLTKKMQEIISLATKNAQELLKQQLVDSYQIKYRYYEIVEQLGKLLKIATPQYIEIMDIANLGHDNVIGGVIVYQNGQAIKKLFRRYKIQIEQQGDYHYLQNLVYRRYWKKLMNKEPMPELIIVDGGKLQIDSVQLQLENLNISLPVVGLVKNSHHKTDCLLDNKGYRLDIAKKSALFHWLTKVQEEVHNYTVSFHRQQRTNSLFVNSLKKVKGLGELTIKKLYQQFETITKMKAVSFAELNAIIKNKTTTKELIAYLKDN
- a CDS encoding DNA translocase FtsK — translated: MNSDKISSDFVEFENNPRNTTKYEQEQQAKSKIIQLKKKIRRSDKIGGKIWALFIIFASILALARLTVIGQFLDDVLFNFLFGWFKYIIYFVILVVSFAIFGGIQIKIKKRVQVMIILLVLAICWFVNDIVLLISYHRSSINAEQNWFSQVISSYTDNWLQNSLFMQRLDIKKFFHINGSYFIPFAGGGFIGMLFSAVFGYLTTIVSLICSLVFLTTIILWILTGNPWYLYQWKVNKEHNSLHIVSFMAKKNVKNKKNAEKKYQQYFETVNVKNINGNDRQVLHTTKNSDITIKLPSVNLHHSLMNEDLLFDDIYSNKNYHHIDNWDSKLTPKINLNEKVIKEQEYHQQAFSRDDFGYDQTSLMELDVVRKDFAANSYLTPFNKEQPPIQKERIKSYPTSSSALDEVFSVIDQSDNQAKQAVVISDNLSPEFIEEINPLDNKVSSSIIPSNYFPSIINPNYQLPPVSLLTKPIISVNRDLNIKTAKNNVEKIHRLFKHFNIEARVTNINIGPAVTKFEIELGMGVKVSKITSLENDIKLALASKDIRLEAPIHGKSAVGIEIPNISPALVTIREVMENVPLNKKDSKLLMAIGKNVMGKILFAELDKMPHLLIAGATGSGKSICINSIIASLILRVKPHEVKFLLIEPKRVELSVYNNLPHLLVPVITDLRKANRALKQIISEMERRYIIFSNIGVRNIASYNQKVAIEEMLPYIVIIIDELADLMVVAGKEVEESIMRITQMARASGIHLIIATQRPSTDIITGVIKNNIPSRIAFAVSSSIDSRTILDSMGAEKLIGSGDMLFVPYGQITPTRAQGVYINDEDISALIKFISQQQKPQFNEQFHESTQRMNTSHIITGEDDELYDEICAAKWVQTSWSFDYE